The following coding sequences are from one Comamonas koreensis window:
- the ubiB gene encoding ubiquinone biosynthesis regulatory protein kinase UbiB, producing MKRFFRGFTILWVVWRYGLHDMVLSSFNHPWLKGITRVLRIGRKWTEPRGQRLREALEQLGPIFVKFGQVLSTRRDLLPPDIAEELSLLQDRVPSFDPRIAVQTIERAFRKPLAEVFVSFDEKPIASASIAQVHFATIRTRAGELRDVAVKVLRPGMLPVIDSDLALMRTMAELVEKFSADGKRLKPRQVVAEFDTYLHDELDLMREASNAAQLRRNMEGLDLVLIPEVFWDFCHQEVMVMERMNGVPINQVDTLRAAGVDIPKLARDGVTIFFTQVFRDGFFHADMHPGNIQVSLEPESFGRYISLDFGIVGTLTEFDKEYLAQNFTAFFRRDYKRVAELHIESGWVPPDTRVDELEAAIRAVCEPYFDRPLKEISLGMVLMRLFQTSRRFQVEIQPQLVLLQKTLLNIEGLGRQLDPDLDLWSTAKPFLEKWMLDQMGPQRLWRELKSQAPRYAKLLPDMPRLVHQYLARNGGGSHHDETLKELLVQQKLTNKLLQIIICGGIGFVLGLVVLQVLIRIRLF from the coding sequence ATGAAGCGCTTTTTTCGCGGCTTCACCATTTTGTGGGTGGTCTGGCGCTATGGCTTGCACGACATGGTGCTGTCCAGCTTCAACCACCCCTGGCTCAAAGGCATCACCCGGGTACTGCGCATAGGCCGCAAATGGACCGAGCCGCGCGGCCAGCGCCTGCGCGAGGCGCTCGAGCAACTGGGCCCGATCTTTGTCAAGTTCGGCCAGGTGCTGTCGACCCGGCGCGATCTGCTGCCCCCCGATATCGCCGAAGAGCTGTCCCTGCTGCAGGACCGCGTGCCCTCGTTCGACCCGCGCATTGCGGTGCAGACCATCGAGCGGGCGTTCCGCAAGCCGCTGGCCGAGGTCTTTGTCAGCTTTGATGAAAAGCCCATTGCCAGCGCCTCGATTGCCCAGGTGCACTTTGCCACCATCCGCACCCGTGCGGGCGAGCTGCGCGATGTCGCCGTCAAGGTGCTGCGCCCGGGCATGCTGCCGGTGATCGACAGCGACCTGGCGCTGATGCGCACGATGGCCGAGCTGGTCGAGAAGTTCTCTGCCGATGGCAAGCGCCTCAAGCCGCGCCAGGTGGTGGCCGAGTTCGACACCTATCTGCACGACGAGCTGGACCTGATGCGCGAGGCCTCGAACGCTGCCCAGCTGCGCCGCAACATGGAAGGCCTGGACCTGGTGCTGATCCCCGAGGTGTTCTGGGATTTCTGCCACCAGGAGGTGATGGTGATGGAGCGCATGAATGGCGTGCCCATCAACCAGGTCGATACCCTGCGCGCTGCGGGTGTCGATATCCCCAAGCTCGCCCGCGATGGCGTGACCATCTTCTTCACCCAGGTGTTCCGCGATGGCTTTTTCCATGCGGACATGCACCCCGGCAATATCCAGGTCAGCCTGGAGCCCGAGAGTTTTGGCCGCTATATCTCGCTGGACTTTGGCATTGTCGGCACCTTGACCGAATTCGACAAAGAGTACCTGGCGCAGAACTTCACCGCGTTTTTCCGCCGCGACTACAAGCGCGTGGCCGAGCTGCACATCGAAAGCGGCTGGGTGCCGCCCGATACCCGGGTCGACGAGCTCGAAGCCGCCATCCGCGCGGTCTGCGAGCCGTACTTTGACCGCCCGCTCAAGGAAATTTCGCTGGGCATGGTGCTGATGCGCCTGTTCCAGACCTCGCGCCGCTTCCAGGTCGAGATCCAGCCCCAGCTGGTGCTGCTGCAAAAAACGCTGCTCAACATCGAAGGCCTGGGCCGCCAGCTCGACCCCGATCTGGACCTGTGGAGCACGGCCAAGCCATTTCTCGAGAAATGGATGCTCGACCAGATGGGCCCCCAGCGCCTGTGGCGCGAGCTCAAATCCCAGGCGCCGCGCTACGCCAAGCTGCTGCCCGACATGCCCCGCCTGGTGCACCAGTACCTGGCGCGCAATGGCGGTGGCAGCCACCACGACGAGACGCTCAAGGAGCTGCTGGTGCAGCAGAAATTGACGAACAAGCTGCTGCAGATCATCATTTGTGGAGGCATTGGTTTTGTCCTGGGGCTGGTGGTGCTGCAAGTGCTCATCCGCATCCGACTTTTTTAA
- a CDS encoding Tim44 domain-containing protein yields MTKLWSVVLVVLLAFVHLDADAKRMGGGKSMGQQSGNVTQRQATPAQAPGNNATAPAQAQRPATPNAAPAAPKKPWGAMLGGLAAGLGLAWLAHSLGFGEAFANMLLIGLGIMAVLAIVGFVMRRKGAAAAQPAQSPFAFQGAGNAAPQAPVSAPVAPQYNPEKVGNDASARPWEQGAAPAAAAGGSMIGAGLAGAQNWGVPEGFDANGFLEAAKRNFVTLQSAWDRSDINTLRSMMTDEMLGEVKGQLQDREQHREGAQPNQTDVVMLEAQLLGIEDVGNAYMASVEFSGMIREEAHAGPSPFREVWNMTKPKDGTSGWLVAGLQALQ; encoded by the coding sequence ATGACAAAACTGTGGTCAGTGGTCTTGGTGGTACTGCTGGCATTTGTGCACCTCGATGCCGATGCCAAGCGCATGGGAGGTGGCAAGTCCATGGGCCAGCAGTCCGGCAATGTAACCCAGCGGCAGGCGACGCCTGCGCAAGCGCCTGGCAACAATGCCACCGCGCCTGCGCAAGCCCAGCGCCCCGCTACCCCTAACGCCGCCCCTGCGGCGCCCAAGAAGCCTTGGGGCGCGATGCTCGGCGGTCTGGCCGCTGGTCTGGGCCTGGCCTGGCTCGCCCATTCGCTGGGCTTTGGTGAAGCCTTTGCCAACATGCTGCTGATCGGCCTGGGCATCATGGCGGTGCTGGCCATCGTCGGCTTTGTGATGCGCCGCAAGGGCGCTGCTGCGGCCCAGCCTGCGCAGTCGCCTTTCGCCTTCCAGGGTGCTGGCAACGCCGCGCCGCAAGCGCCGGTCTCGGCCCCTGTTGCGCCCCAGTACAACCCCGAGAAGGTCGGCAACGACGCCTCGGCCCGCCCCTGGGAGCAGGGTGCAGCGCCTGCCGCTGCTGCGGGTGGCAGCATGATTGGCGCTGGCCTGGCTGGCGCGCAGAATTGGGGCGTGCCTGAAGGCTTCGATGCCAATGGCTTCCTGGAAGCGGCCAAGCGCAACTTCGTGACCCTGCAGTCCGCCTGGGACCGCTCGGACATCAACACCTTGCGCTCGATGATGACCGACGAGATGCTCGGCGAAGTCAAGGGCCAGTTGCAGGACCGCGAGCAGCACCGTGAAGGCGCGCAGCCCAACCAGACCGATGTGGTGATGCTCGAAGCCCAGCTGCTGGGTATCGAGGATGTCGGCAATGCCTACATGGCCAGCGTCGAGTTCTCGGGCATGATCCGCGAAGAAGCCCATGCCGGCCCCAGCCCCTTCCGCGAAGTCTGGAACATGACCAAGCCCAAGGATGGCACCAGTGGTTGGCTCGTAGCAGGCTTGCAAGCCTTGCAGTAA
- the ubiE gene encoding bifunctional demethylmenaquinone methyltransferase/2-methoxy-6-polyprenyl-1,4-benzoquinol methylase UbiE: MSTTHFGFETVDEKDKARKVRGVFDSVASKYDVMNDLMSGGLHRVWKHYTVMVANLKEGQRVLDIAGGTGDLSLAFAKKVGHSGQVVHTDINEAMLRVGRDRLIDKGLNLPTTVCDAEALPFPDQHFDLVSVAFGLRNMTNKDQALKEMCRVLKPRGKLLVLEFSKVAKPLEKAYDLYSFQVLPRIGKMVAGDADSYRYLAESIRMHPGQAELKAMMQKAGFGHVDYHNMTAGITALHVGIKC; this comes from the coding sequence ATGAGTACCACCCACTTTGGATTTGAGACCGTTGACGAGAAGGACAAGGCGCGCAAGGTGCGCGGTGTGTTCGACTCGGTTGCGAGCAAATATGACGTGATGAACGACCTGATGTCCGGTGGCCTGCACCGCGTCTGGAAGCACTACACCGTCATGGTCGCCAACCTCAAGGAAGGCCAGCGCGTGCTGGACATCGCAGGCGGTACCGGTGATCTGTCCCTGGCCTTTGCCAAAAAGGTGGGCCACAGCGGCCAGGTGGTGCACACCGATATCAACGAAGCCATGCTGCGCGTGGGCCGCGACCGTCTGATCGACAAGGGCCTGAACCTGCCCACCACGGTCTGCGATGCCGAAGCCCTGCCTTTCCCGGACCAGCACTTTGACCTGGTGAGCGTGGCCTTTGGCCTGCGCAACATGACCAACAAGGACCAGGCGCTCAAGGAAATGTGCCGCGTGCTCAAGCCGCGCGGCAAGCTGCTGGTGCTGGAGTTTTCCAAGGTGGCCAAGCCGCTGGAGAAGGCCTATGACTTGTATTCCTTCCAGGTGCTACCACGTATAGGGAAGATGGTGGCGGGGGACGCCGACAGCTACCGCTACCTGGCCGAATCGATTCGCATGCATCCTGGTCAGGCAGAACTCAAGGCCATGATGCAAAAAGCAGGCTTTGGCCATGTGGACTACCACAATATGACGGCAGGGATTACCGCCTTGCATGTCGGGATCAAATGCTGA
- a CDS encoding gamma-butyrobetaine hydroxylase-like domain-containing protein, translating to MAGLNHDTPTPTALTVHGASRVLEVQYADGAAFRLPFELLRVYSPSAEVQGHGPGQEVLQTGKREVSIVAVEPVGNYAIKPIFSDGHESGLYSWQYLYELGSRQSELWQAYLDRLQAAGADRDQPMPGKAGSACGHQH from the coding sequence ATGGCTGGCTTGAACCACGATACCCCCACCCCCACGGCACTGACGGTGCATGGCGCAAGCCGTGTGCTGGAAGTGCAATACGCCGATGGCGCGGCGTTTCGCCTGCCATTCGAGCTGCTGCGTGTGTACTCGCCCTCGGCCGAAGTGCAGGGCCACGGCCCGGGCCAGGAAGTACTGCAGACCGGCAAGCGCGAGGTGTCCATCGTCGCGGTGGAGCCGGTGGGCAACTACGCCATCAAGCCTATCTTCTCGGATGGCCATGAAAGCGGCCTCTACAGCTGGCAGTACCTCTACGAGCTGGGCAGCCGCCAAAGCGAGCTGTGGCAGGCCTACCTGGACCGCCTGCAGGCCGCAGGTGCCGACCGCGACCAGCCCATGCCCGGCAAGGCCGGCAGCGCCTGCGGGCACCAGCACTGA
- a CDS encoding HIT family protein: protein MTAANGNSDSDCPLCQTEGGRLVWQGAWGGALLRVIHADEAGFPAFYRVVWGAHVAELSDLSESERQWCMDAVMAVELALRALEPAPAKINLATLGNMVPHLHWHVIARFAEDSHFPAPVWASAQRPRNAGLEAALAAQLPAAEARMLAALERLRTA, encoded by the coding sequence ATGACGGCCGCCAACGGCAACTCCGACTCCGACTGCCCGCTGTGCCAGACCGAGGGTGGACGCCTGGTCTGGCAGGGCGCCTGGGGCGGCGCCCTGCTGCGCGTCATCCATGCCGACGAGGCCGGTTTTCCCGCGTTCTACCGCGTGGTCTGGGGCGCGCATGTGGCTGAACTCTCGGATCTGTCCGAGTCTGAGCGCCAGTGGTGCATGGACGCGGTGATGGCGGTCGAGCTGGCGCTGCGTGCGCTGGAGCCCGCACCGGCCAAGATCAACCTGGCGACCCTGGGCAATATGGTGCCGCATCTGCACTGGCATGTGATTGCGCGCTTCGCGGAGGACAGCCATTTCCCCGCACCCGTCTGGGCTTCGGCCCAGCGCCCGCGCAATGCCGGGCTGGAAGCGGCGCTGGCTGCCCAGTTGCCCGCAGCGGAGGCGCGTATGCTTGCGGCGCTGGAGCGCCTGCGTACGGCATAA
- a CDS encoding DUF3683 domain-containing protein, which yields MNAPIALASLQAQVDGPARLREIPYNYTSFSDREIVIRLLGAQAWDLLDQLRQERKTGRSARMLYEVMGDIWVVQRNPYLQDDLLHNPGRRKQLVEALEHRLAEVQKRRAPAEDPARDALVGQLIAAAQVAVSEFDTTLQEATELRRKVQRTFKPLTAKDNVKFDGLSRVSHVTDATDWRVEYPFVVLTPDTEEEMAVLVKACIGLGLTIVPRGGGTGYTGGAIPLSWRSAVINTEKLEKMSEVEMVSLPGIDHLVPTVWSQAGVVTQRVADAAERGGFVFAVDPTSIEASCIGGNIAMNAGGKKAVLWGTALDNLASWRMVTPDAQWLEVTRLDHNLGKIHDAEMASFELKYLEADGKTLVRTERLDIPGYKFRKEGLGKDVTDKFLSGLPGIQKEGCDGLITSARWVVHRMPSHTRTVCLEFFGNAKDAVPSIVEIKDYMFGEQKRCGVLLAGLEHLDDRYLKAVGYATKSKKHGGLPKMVLFGDIVGDNPDEVARVTSEVVRIANSRSGEGFIAISPEARKKFWLDRKRTAAISRHTNAFKINEDVVIPLPRMAEYTDGIERINIELSLNNKIKLCDALHDFFAKGKLPLGKQDDANDIPSAELLEDRVAQALVLVTEVRNRWQGWLDGVAEQFRQLQDHSLRASWKSDLRAPLAAIFGGSAYKPIMDEVVAIHQRVLKGRVFVALHMHAGDGNVHTNLPVNSDDYEMLTTAHAAVARIMALARSLDGVISGEHGIGITKLEFLSDDELRPFAEYKAKIDPHGHFNKGKLLRPEERRLLLEQTYAGDKSRKSLMYADLTNAYTPSFGLMGHESLIMQQSHIGAIADSVKDCLRCGKCKPVCATHVPRANLLYSPRNKILATSLLVEAFLYEEQTRRGVSIRHWQEFEDVSDHCTVCHKCATPCPVKIDFGDVTMNMRNLLRQMGKKSFRPGNKVAMAMLNATNPDTIKLLRKTMVGVGFKAQRLAVDVLKGFGKRQTAHPPASVGTAPLKEQVIHFVNKKLPGGLPKQTARALLDIENKDYVPIIRDPKTTTSETEAVFYFPGCGSERLFSQVGLATQAMLWHAGVQTVLPPGYLCCGYPQRGSGQFDKAEKMITDNRVLFHRVATTLNYLDIKTVVVSCGTCYDQLQGYQFDKIFPGCRIIDIHEYLLEKGVTLQGKSSYLYHDPCHTPMKQQDPMKTVKALVGDNVLKSERCCGESGTLGVTRPDISTQIRFRKTEEIRKGEAQLRESGQVQAKENVKILTSCPSCLQGLNRYQDDLQNGLLEADYIVVEMAREILGENWMPEYVQRANQGGIERVLV from the coding sequence ATGAACGCACCGATTGCGCTGGCAAGCTTGCAAGCACAGGTTGACGGGCCCGCCCGTCTCCGCGAGATCCCCTACAACTACACCTCGTTCTCTGACCGCGAAATCGTCATTCGCCTGCTGGGCGCTCAGGCCTGGGATCTGCTCGACCAGCTGCGCCAGGAGCGCAAGACGGGCCGCTCGGCGCGCATGCTCTACGAGGTCATGGGGGATATCTGGGTGGTGCAGCGCAACCCCTACCTGCAAGACGACCTGCTGCACAACCCGGGCCGCCGCAAGCAGCTGGTGGAAGCGCTGGAGCACCGCCTGGCCGAAGTGCAAAAGCGCCGCGCGCCCGCCGAGGACCCGGCGCGCGATGCACTGGTGGGGCAGCTGATTGCCGCAGCGCAGGTGGCGGTGTCCGAGTTCGACACCACCTTGCAGGAGGCGACCGAGCTGCGCCGCAAGGTGCAGCGCACCTTCAAACCGCTCACCGCCAAGGACAACGTCAAGTTTGACGGCCTCTCGCGCGTGAGCCATGTGACCGATGCGACCGACTGGCGCGTCGAATACCCGTTTGTCGTGCTGACGCCCGATACCGAAGAGGAAATGGCCGTGCTGGTCAAGGCCTGTATCGGCCTGGGGCTGACGATTGTGCCGCGCGGCGGCGGCACCGGTTACACCGGCGGCGCGATTCCGCTGAGCTGGCGCAGTGCCGTCATCAATACCGAGAAGCTCGAGAAGATGTCCGAGGTGGAGATGGTGTCGCTGCCGGGCATCGACCACCTGGTGCCCACCGTCTGGTCGCAGGCCGGTGTCGTGACCCAGCGCGTAGCCGATGCGGCCGAGCGCGGCGGCTTTGTGTTTGCGGTCGATCCGACCTCGATCGAGGCCTCGTGCATCGGCGGCAATATCGCGATGAATGCCGGCGGCAAGAAGGCCGTGCTCTGGGGCACGGCGCTGGACAACCTGGCGAGCTGGCGCATGGTCACGCCCGATGCGCAGTGGCTGGAAGTCACGCGCCTGGACCACAACCTGGGCAAGATCCACGACGCCGAGATGGCCAGCTTCGAGCTGAAATACCTGGAGGCCGACGGCAAGACCCTGGTGCGCACCGAGCGCCTGGACATACCGGGCTACAAGTTCCGCAAGGAAGGCCTGGGCAAGGATGTGACCGACAAGTTCCTCTCGGGCCTGCCGGGCATCCAGAAAGAGGGCTGCGACGGCCTCATTACCAGCGCGCGCTGGGTGGTGCACCGCATGCCTTCGCACACCCGCACCGTCTGCCTGGAGTTCTTTGGCAATGCCAAGGATGCCGTGCCCTCGATCGTCGAGATCAAGGACTATATGTTTGGCGAGCAAAAGCGCTGCGGCGTGCTGCTGGCCGGGCTCGAGCACCTCGACGATCGCTACCTGAAGGCGGTGGGCTATGCGACCAAGAGCAAGAAGCACGGCGGCCTGCCCAAGATGGTGCTGTTTGGCGACATCGTCGGCGACAACCCCGATGAAGTGGCGCGCGTGACCAGCGAAGTGGTGCGCATCGCCAACTCGCGCAGCGGCGAAGGCTTTATCGCCATCAGCCCCGAGGCGCGCAAGAAATTCTGGCTGGACCGCAAGCGCACCGCCGCCATCAGCCGCCACACCAATGCCTTCAAGATCAATGAAGACGTGGTGATTCCGCTGCCCCGCATGGCCGAGTACACCGATGGCATCGAGCGCATCAACATCGAGCTGTCGCTGAACAACAAGATCAAGCTCTGCGACGCGCTGCACGACTTTTTTGCCAAGGGCAAGCTGCCGCTGGGTAAGCAGGATGACGCCAACGACATCCCGTCCGCCGAGCTGCTCGAAGACCGCGTCGCGCAGGCGCTGGTGCTGGTCACCGAGGTGCGCAACCGCTGGCAGGGTTGGCTCGATGGCGTGGCCGAGCAGTTCCGCCAGCTGCAGGACCACAGCCTGCGCGCCAGCTGGAAGAGCGATCTGCGCGCGCCGCTGGCCGCGATTTTTGGTGGCTCGGCCTATAAGCCGATCATGGACGAGGTGGTGGCCATCCACCAGCGCGTGCTCAAGGGCCGCGTGTTTGTCGCGCTGCACATGCATGCGGGCGATGGCAATGTGCACACCAACCTGCCGGTCAACAGCGACGACTATGAAATGCTGACCACCGCGCATGCCGCCGTGGCCCGCATCATGGCGCTGGCGCGTAGCCTCGATGGCGTGATCTCGGGAGAGCACGGCATCGGTATCACCAAGCTGGAGTTCTTGAGCGACGACGAGCTGCGCCCCTTTGCCGAGTACAAGGCCAAGATCGACCCGCACGGCCACTTCAACAAGGGCAAGCTGCTGCGCCCCGAAGAGCGCCGTCTGCTGCTGGAGCAGACCTATGCGGGCGACAAATCGCGCAAGTCGCTGATGTATGCCGACCTGACCAATGCCTATACGCCATCGTTTGGCCTGATGGGGCATGAGTCGCTGATCATGCAGCAAAGCCATATCGGCGCGATTGCCGACTCGGTCAAGGACTGCCTGCGCTGCGGCAAGTGCAAGCCGGTCTGCGCCACCCATGTGCCGCGCGCCAATCTGCTGTACTCGCCCCGCAACAAGATTCTGGCGACCTCGCTCCTGGTCGAGGCCTTCCTCTACGAAGAGCAGACGCGCCGCGGCGTGTCGATCCGCCACTGGCAGGAGTTCGAGGATGTCTCGGACCACTGCACGGTCTGCCACAAGTGCGCCACGCCTTGCCCGGTCAAGATCGACTTTGGCGATGTGACGATGAACATGCGCAACCTGCTGCGCCAGATGGGCAAGAAGAGCTTCCGTCCGGGCAACAAGGTGGCCATGGCCATGCTCAACGCGACCAACCCGGACACCATCAAGCTGCTGCGCAAGACCATGGTGGGCGTGGGCTTCAAGGCCCAGCGCCTGGCGGTCGATGTGCTCAAGGGCTTTGGCAAGCGCCAGACCGCGCACCCGCCCGCCAGCGTGGGCACCGCGCCGCTCAAGGAGCAGGTGATCCACTTCGTCAACAAGAAGCTGCCCGGTGGCCTGCCCAAGCAGACGGCGCGTGCGCTGCTCGATATCGAGAACAAGGACTACGTGCCCATCATCCGGGACCCCAAGACCACCACCTCCGAGACCGAGGCGGTGTTCTACTTCCCCGGATGCGGCTCCGAGCGCCTGTTCAGCCAGGTCGGTCTGGCCACGCAGGCCATGCTCTGGCATGCCGGCGTGCAGACTGTGCTGCCGCCGGGCTACCTGTGCTGCGGATATCCCCAGCGCGGCTCGGGCCAGTTTGACAAGGCCGAGAAGATGATCACCGACAACCGGGTGCTCTTCCACCGCGTGGCCACCACCTTGAACTACCTGGACATCAAGACCGTGGTGGTGAGCTGCGGCACCTGCTACGACCAGCTCCAGGGCTACCAGTTCGACAAGATCTTCCCAGGCTGCCGCATCATCGACATCCATGAGTACCTGCTGGAAAAGGGTGTGACCCTGCAAGGCAAGAGCTCCTACCTGTACCACGACCCCTGCCACACGCCGATGAAGCAGCAGGACCCGATGAAGACCGTCAAGGCGCTGGTGGGTGACAACGTCTTGAAGAGCGAGCGCTGCTGCGGCGAATCGGGCACCTTGGGGGTTACGCGTCCCGATATCTCGACGCAGATCCGTTTCCGCAAGACCGAGGAAATCCGCAAGGGCGAAGCGCAGTTGCGCGAGTCCGGCCAGGTGCAGGCCAAGGAGAACGTCAAGATCCTCACCAGCTGCCCCAGCTGCCTGCAGGGCCTCAACCGCTACCAGGACGATCTGCAAAACGGCCTGCTCGAAGCCGACTACATCGTGGTCGAGATGGCGCGCGAGATCCTGGGTGAGAACTGGATGCCCGAGTACGTGCAGCGTGCCAACCAGGGCGGCATCGAACGGGTGCTGGTATGA
- the ugpB gene encoding sn-glycerol-3-phosphate ABC transporter substrate-binding protein UgpB, translating to MHFKRLVIAAGIAATTSLSAHAVTEIQWWHSMTAVNNEWVNDLAKEFNDSQKEYKVVPTFKGVYDESMTAAIAAFRSGNAPHILQVFEVGTATMMASKGATVPVGKVMSDAGVSFDPKAYIPAVAGYYTAPNGQMLSFPFNSSTTIFYYNKDAFKKAGLDAEKAPTTWPEVFAAAKKLKESGHSCPMTLAWQGWTQLESFSTWHNVEFATEQNGLSANGYKARLKLNSPLHVKHIDNLAAAAKAGEFVYKGRASTAQASFTAGECAMIQTSSGFYGDVAKNAKFAYALAPLPYYPDVKGAPQNTVIGGASLWVMAGKKSEEYKGVAKFFEFLSQTKVQAASHQRTGYLPVTMAAYDLTEKSGFYQKNPGTDTAVTQMIRKVTDNSRGIRLGNYVQIRTIEDEELEQVWAGKKTGKEALDSIVSRGNELLARFEKSYKP from the coding sequence ATGCACTTCAAGCGTTTGGTCATCGCTGCCGGTATTGCAGCCACTACCAGCCTGTCCGCCCATGCCGTCACCGAGATCCAATGGTGGCACTCCATGACCGCCGTGAACAACGAATGGGTCAACGACCTGGCCAAGGAGTTCAACGACAGCCAGAAGGAATACAAGGTTGTGCCAACCTTCAAGGGTGTGTACGACGAGTCGATGACGGCAGCGATTGCAGCCTTCCGCTCGGGCAATGCGCCCCACATCCTGCAAGTGTTTGAAGTGGGCACCGCCACGATGATGGCCTCCAAGGGCGCCACCGTGCCCGTGGGTAAGGTGATGTCCGACGCCGGCGTGTCCTTCGACCCCAAGGCCTACATCCCAGCCGTGGCCGGTTACTACACCGCACCTAACGGCCAGATGCTGAGCTTCCCGTTCAACAGCTCGACGACCATCTTCTACTACAACAAGGACGCCTTCAAGAAGGCCGGTCTGGACGCGGAAAAGGCGCCCACCACCTGGCCTGAAGTGTTCGCTGCTGCCAAGAAGCTCAAGGAAAGCGGCCACAGCTGCCCGATGACGCTGGCCTGGCAAGGCTGGACCCAGCTGGAGTCCTTCTCCACCTGGCACAACGTCGAGTTCGCGACCGAACAAAACGGTTTGAGCGCCAACGGCTACAAGGCCCGCCTGAAGCTCAACTCGCCCCTGCACGTCAAGCACATCGACAACCTGGCCGCTGCGGCCAAGGCCGGTGAGTTTGTCTACAAGGGCCGTGCCTCCACCGCCCAGGCTTCGTTCACCGCGGGTGAATGCGCGATGATCCAGACTTCGTCCGGTTTCTACGGCGACGTGGCCAAGAACGCCAAGTTTGCCTATGCGCTGGCACCCCTGCCTTACTACCCTGACGTCAAGGGCGCGCCTCAGAACACCGTGATCGGTGGCGCATCGCTGTGGGTGATGGCTGGCAAGAAGTCCGAAGAATACAAGGGCGTGGCCAAGTTCTTCGAATTCCTCTCGCAAACCAAGGTGCAGGCCGCTTCGCACCAGCGCACCGGCTACCTGCCTGTGACGATGGCCGCGTATGACCTGACCGAGAAGTCCGGCTTCTACCAAAAGAACCCTGGCACCGACACCGCTGTGACCCAGATGATCCGCAAGGTGACCGACAACTCGCGTGGTATCCGCCTGGGCAACTACGTACAGATCCGCACCATCGAGGACGAAGAACTCGAACAGGTCTGGGCTGGCAAGAAGACCGGCAAGGAAGCCCTGGACTCCATCGTGTCCCGCGGCAACGAACTGCTGGCCCGCTTCGAAAAGTCGTACAAGCCTTAA
- the ugpA gene encoding sn-glycerol-3-phosphate ABC transporter permease UgpA — protein sequence MEKRVLFRSKWLPWVLIAPQLLIIGIFFFWPAGQAVLQSFQMEDAFGMSTEWVGLDNFRNLFADPTYLNSFKRTAMFSVLVAGAGIAISLVLAIFADRIVRFAMVYKTLLIVPYAVAPVIAGVLWVFLFSPSIGVVTYYLGKLGYNWNHMMNDNQAMALIVMASVWKQISYNFLFFLAGLQSIPKALIEAASIDGASPWRRFWNIQLPLLSPTTFFLLVINIVYAFFDTFGIIDAATQGGPGQSTSILVYKVYQDGFKALDLGGSAAQSVVLMLIVIVLTVVQFRYVEKKVQY from the coding sequence ATGGAAAAACGCGTACTTTTCCGCTCTAAATGGCTGCCCTGGGTGTTGATTGCACCGCAGTTGCTGATCATTGGCATTTTCTTTTTCTGGCCCGCTGGCCAGGCTGTGCTGCAGTCCTTCCAGATGGAAGACGCCTTCGGCATGAGCACCGAATGGGTGGGGCTGGATAATTTCCGCAACCTGTTCGCCGACCCCACCTACCTGAATTCCTTCAAGCGCACCGCCATGTTCTCGGTGCTGGTCGCAGGCGCGGGCATTGCCATCTCGCTGGTGCTGGCCATCTTTGCCGACCGCATCGTGCGCTTTGCGATGGTCTACAAGACCTTGCTGATCGTGCCCTATGCCGTCGCACCTGTCATTGCCGGCGTGCTGTGGGTGTTTCTGTTCTCGCCATCCATCGGCGTGGTCACCTATTACCTGGGCAAGCTGGGCTACAACTGGAACCACATGATGAATGACAACCAGGCGATGGCGCTGATCGTCATGGCCTCGGTGTGGAAGCAGATTTCCTACAACTTCCTGTTCTTCCTCGCGGGCCTGCAGTCCATCCCCAAGGCGCTGATCGAAGCGGCATCGATCGATGGTGCCAGCCCCTGGCGCCGTTTCTGGAACATCCAGCTGCCGCTGCTCTCGCCCACCACCTTCTTCCTGCTGGTGATCAACATCGTGTACGCGTTTTTCGACACCTTCGGCATCATCGATGCGGCAACGCAAGGCGGCCCTGGCCAATCGACCTCGATCCTGGTCTACAAGGTCTACCAGGACGGCTTCAAGGCGCTGGATCTGGGCGGCTCTGCAGCGCAGTCCGTCGTGCTGATGCTGATCGTCATTGTGCTGACCGTGGTGCAGTTCCGCTACGTTGAAAAGAAAGTGCAGTACTGA